The following is a genomic window from Deltaproteobacteria bacterium.
AATACCCGTATAATTTTGCACCCAACTCATAACCTAGTTTAATAATTAAGAGAGGTGACCTAGCATGGCAGCAGCACCTACACCGGCGGAAATATTTGACATGATGGCCCAGGCCTTTAAACCCGAGGCGGCTAAAGGGGTCGAGGCGGTGTTCCAGTATAGTCTCTCCGGTCCTGCCGGCGGTGACTGGAATATCACCATCAAGGACCAGAAATGCGAGATCAGGCAGGGTCAGGCTGAAAATCCCACCACT
Proteins encoded in this region:
- a CDS encoding SCP2 sterol-binding domain-containing protein — encoded protein: MAAAPTPAEIFDMMAQAFKPEAAKGVEAVFQYSLSGPAGGDWNITIKDQKCEIRQGQAENPTTTMKLSDEDFVKMITGELNPMMAFTSGKLKIEGDMMKAQVLAQLFEAPQS